The following is a genomic window from Hemibagrus wyckioides isolate EC202008001 linkage group LG22, SWU_Hwy_1.0, whole genome shotgun sequence.
CAGAGTCATGAGTTTATAATCATTAGCTTATTGGCAGTTCAGGTCAGTTGTGTGTGGCTTTTCCTCAGGCTCCTGCACTGCAGAAGGTGGCCTCTCTTTCCTCTTCTGTGTTGCTCTCCTGCCCCCTGCTGGAGCTCGTTGGAGTTGTTGCTCTGTGATTTGTGCCAGTAAAAGTTCTACACTTTGCCCCATGACAGAGCTTAACGTGTTCTGTTCTTCTTTAGAAAACCTGCCCAGAACATGTCTATCCACGGGTGTGTTTCCTGAAGGTCTGCCGATACCAATTCGCAGTCGTGGCATAACCTGTGACAGATACAAAACAGTATGAAAACTTCAGAATGACCTTTGGTATTTTTTGCCGATATTGGTTTTCAAATAAACTGGAGACCTACATCAGTGTGAAGGCAGTCGATACAGGACCGGACACCATTGTGACCCCtgtcaataaaacaataagagAGGCTCAGGTTTGATTGCAAGAACAACcatattttattgtataatcAGCACCTGACTCATAGACACCATGAGGATGATTATTGAGGCTTGGCTGTGTTAAAACCACTAGTTCTTCTGACCTGTTTCTTGCTTCCacagttattatttttgattGAACATGCCCTCGATATTTTCTATTACATGTACCTGGCTCTAGTTTTCAAAATATAAACAGTGTATTGACCCTAAGAAGAATAAAGTAtctactgaagataaatgaaacCCATGTCACATCCAGTGCTCTCCTATttcccagatttttttttgttgagccAACTGTTTTCTCATCTCGAGTTTTTCATGCCTTTTTAATGCTCGATTAATTAGGTTCTGAATCATGCGCccaaaggtaaaaaaaagaaaaaaagaagaagcagattTCTAGAATGACATAATTTCTTAAGTATGATGCTACAGCTGGGAAATCTAACACATTCAAGTTTAGTAGCTGGAGATGACACATGTGAAGAGACTTTGTATTAGGTGAATAAgccatttataaataaatggcaGTCTTTGCAATTTGTTTTATCCATTAAGGACtaagatgagtgatgagtggTGGTGTTTAATCAAATATTCTGCAGTGAATGGAAAAGGGATGCTCTGATCATCTGTAAATGCTTGCTTCCTATTAActtacatatatactgtactgttgGCTTTGGTCTGCAGTTTCTTAATGGCGTTGTTTATATAACGCTAAGTATAATCATCCAAGTAGCTTTGAtatcaaatgatttatttataaggTTTATTGTATAAAAGTTTGTCCACTAACTTTAAGAGGTTCAAATCACTAAAGAGAATTCTCCTGCACTAAAACGGCACAAAaatatgcagagagagagagagagagagagagacagacagagagagagagagagagagagacagacagagagagagagagagagcaagagagagagagagagagagagagagagagagagagagagagattctggaaACTGTTAGAGGATTAACAGAGGGCTGTCTAGTGCTAATGAGTGTAAACTGCAAACAGGCGAGAAAAGAACGGGTAACCATGGTGACAATTCAGTATTTGGGTGATGAAGCCCTCTAGTGGTGGAAATCGGGATTACTAAATTCAGCTGTAACTCGTGCAGTAAGATGATGTGCTTAtccactgatcaggcataacattatgagcagtgacaggtaaAGTGgctaacactgattatctcctcatcatggcacctgttagtgggtgggatatattagacagcaagtgaacattttgtcctcaaagttgatgtgttagaagcaggaaaaatgggcaagcgtaaggatttagagcgagtttgacaaggaccaaattgtgatggctagatgactggatcagagcatctccaaaaccgcagctcttgtggggtttcTAAATTAAATTTTGGTAATACACATGCACgcactttgttttctttttttatacaagCAATTGACTAGTCTTAAATACAAAAATTAGtaaatcaatttaaataaaaatcagaataGAATGGACAAATGCATTTTGTGGCGCATTTTAACAGAAATATCTAAGATAAGACGGGTAAAGGTCTGGATCTGAAATTATATAATTTGTCTCACAAAAGATGCCTCACATGGCATAAGCTTTTTCACCATTAGTTTTAGCCCCTTTGGAATGATcaacataaataaattcatcATCTGTGTATTGATCTGGGATTTGTTAAATGACATGAAGAAATGGCCCGGGTTTAATACGTGTTTGTTTacctttctgtaaaaaaaatttaaacaaaGGTGTTTCTGACCTTGCACTCCCTCCATGTTTGATGGCAAGTTTTCCAAGCGGTTTGTCAAGTTCATCATGTACCAAGACAATGTGTTCAGGTCGAATAGAAAATCTGCTTGCTGAAAAACAATAATCgacaacagcaataataaaaaagatataACGGCCAGATGTTTGACCATGTAATGTAAACATTCGTGAATCAATACAGCAATGCACTCCTAAATTAAAACtgtgaatattaaatatatactttaataatgtatgtgtgaaatagatctcactcacctgccttcgccacactcacaccattgaCATTCATGAGCAGTTTTGGCCGGAGAAGCACAATCTGTG
Proteins encoded in this region:
- the ptrh1 gene encoding probable peptidyl-tRNA hydrolase, which gives rise to MSKVTVWSCVLHLIKFPMTLIRRIITKLVTRVLLGTSTTLHCEKMSSEITSITSRRKKLVVGLGNPGMNGSRHSVGMAVIAALAEHLGVSDQWKSDRHVSGEVIVTGYQDTQIVLLRPKLLMNVNGVSVAKAASRFSIRPEHIVLVHDELDKPLGKLAIKHGGSARGHNGVRSCIDCLHTDVMPRLRIGIGRPSGNTPVDRHVLGRFSKEEQNTLSSVMGQSVELLLAQITEQQLQRAPAGGRRATQKRKERPPSAVQEPEEKPHTTDLNCQ